The window ACAATGAAAGGACATAAGCAATTATAATAAATTACATATGTAAAGAAAATTCTCTTAATTTTGGATGcacataaattattttttatttatccaatTGTGCCATGTTTGGACCTCCATACTTTGTATAAAAGAACCATAACTATTCAGTAAATTTACTCTTATTGTGACAACTATTCTGCTAGCGTTTATTCTAAAACCAGCGTTATCTTTTAATCTGGTGTTAGGAATAAAAATGAAGCAAAAGAAAGAACACTGAAACAGGGAATAAAGATAACTTTTAATGATTAGTTACAGCACAACACCGCTCTCATGTGGCCGAAGGTATGTACTACACCCCAACGTGTGGGTGCAGTGTAACTTAATCACGTTGTTACTCATAACAGACAGGTTAACTTTACAAAATATATGTGGAGGAAGATATTTAAGGgtacaaaaacatgttaaagcAGAGTAAATAATGGCATTCATCAGGCACATGACGTGAGGCAGCGATGACGATGTTTTATCCTTTATAAGAATATATTTCCACTGAACCAATAATGGCGCTTTCCCTTCACTTGGTGGTGATGGCGACTCCCTTCTTGACCCAGGCATTGCTGTTCAGCAGAGAAAGCATGAAGCGAGCCACGTCTCCTCTTCCCACCGCCGTCTGGCCGCCGCTGTCCGGCACAAAGTATCCCTCATGTGTCAGAAACTCTTGAGCTGCAAAGACAACAACATCAATTTTACCCATTTGGTGtggaaagttttctttttttttttttttttttggtgcggCAGCGGCGGTACGTTTTTCTCTCACCTGAGGCCGCCAGGTTCTTGAGGCCGGGGGGCCGAACGACGGTCCAGTTGATGTCCTCGGTTTTCTGCAGGAAGCGCTCCATCTCGTACATGTTGCTGAGGACGCTTCGGATCATCGGCAGCAGAAGGAACCGGATCAGGAACGGAGACTGGGTTCCAGAGTCAGCTGAACAACAGGAGAGGAAAACCTCTCAACAGTGAGAAAAGGAGCATTTTGTAACACtaataaacagaacaaatgtATAAGATTTAAACTATAAAAACTAGACTtaatacatgtatttttttatttgttggaaACACAATAAACCAATAGTATTCATTCCAACTAAATTCCTCGTTAAACTGCAGGTCTACATTTAGTCCTACAGAGACATTAATCCATAAGTGTGGAGAAAGTTTCTTAAAAAATTATATCTATTTTATGAAGTTCCCATAGGCAGATTGGTTAAAGTTATGCTTTCAACACCGCGTACATTTTAGTCGTTCTGATCCAGTTTAGAGCAGAGCTGgacaatttttttattctgttttgaacGGGGTTGATAATtatcacacatttttaaattaaaagcgGAGTTTCATTAATAACACTAATATTAACAAATTAGAGTTACTTGAACCCTTACCAATTACCAATTTAAGGACTTTATGGACTAACAATGATGCTTATTTAACTAGGAATATATTGATGTACGAATCCCTTTTGCAGTATTGTTTAAAAGTGCAAATATGTTTGAGTAGAGCCAGAAAATAATGCTAATCTAGTTcacattgctttttaaaatctcgTAAAATGCTTAAATGTTTCCGGCCCCATGTGATGCCCGTTAGGCCGCATGTTTTGCAGTTTCCTCTTTCTCAATAAACAACTGGAATTAGTTTCATTGCCCGCCGCTTGTTTAGAGGCCTGttaatgagatgccagagaGAGAATGTCCCAGAGTGGATGGAGCGAACCCAAGACTGTccttcccccacctgttgctgcacactgagGAGAGGTGAGGCATTTTCCCATgctaacaaaaaaattaaacctgagACCACTTCTGGCCACAAAAACAGCAGgacaattaaagaaaatgttaaaaaaatagcattttgaTACCTATAAGAGTCAATATGTTATAATATTTTAGCAGCAGAAGGAATAATTGTTGCTCAAAACAATTAGATTATGCTTCATTTTTGCTTTAAGGTTTTCCTGTGAACAATGTAAAACTATTGTATTTTTACTCAAGGATATCAGACTGAGATTATCACACAGGACTATGTTTGAAGCAGTTCTCTCAGCATCTGCAtagattgttttcttttttcttttaaattgcaTCACAGGAAGCGGGGAGTTTTGACCCGACGCTGGTACATTTCCTTTTCAGGAACCAGAATATGTTGtggagtcattttttttttaccccacacCTCTGTTTCTACGCCATTTACCATGTTAACAACATTCCCAGCAATGTTATTCAGACATTCCTGTTTAAGTTCTTCTTTAGGTTgtggttttcatttgttttttccagTCAGCTTAATAATTTATGGTTTTTAACCATTATATTAGAACGCTACAGTGAGCATGTTTTTCACAGATACAAACAGGGAGAACACGTGTGCGCAGAGCCTTTTAGCTATCAGTCGTGAGCGACGGCTGAAGTTTGCATCCATTAGATATTGGCGACGATCTTCACATTGGTTATAGGGTGATGGTTTATTTATCTGTTGCCttttgaaattcatttaaatcGTGATATTACCAAAAATGTccacaaaacatgacagtttaaacatttattgcTTTGTTGGTCTGATTTAACTTTTCTGGACCATTGTGAAGAAGCCTCACAGAAGCTCCATGAATAACTGAATCTAAACGCTGTTTATTCCTGCTGTACATCTCCAATATAACAAATTAGAAGCCTACGGACAAATTGTAGTGGTTTTAACGCCCCTGTTAGTTGTATTATTTTACTATCAGAAGCAGCAACAGGGGAGACCCTGTCAAGGTTAGCGAATGAcgtttctatttatttaaaaattaaaaacgcgtcatgcaaacaacaaatagcTCAGGGAACATTTAGGGTTCAAAATCATTACCGTCCAGGTCCTGAAGGTTCATTATGGCATAATACAAAGATCTTATTGCACTAATTTTTGGCGCTTTTCAATAAATAATCTCAATGCTTGTGTCCAGCAGTGACGAGGAAAATAACGGACGCTTTCCAGAAAGCTTCCAAGTAGAAGAAAATGCTATCAAAGAGTTATTCTTATAAAATGTAGTTCTTGGAACTTTCTTTAAAACGATGAACTGATAAAAACTTAAAGTATCTTTGCCGACCAAAAAAAGCTACCATAGAAGAGTCATTCCTGTGTGACCATAATACTGACCTGTGacaagaaaatctaaaaaacgACAATcgttggttctccacaaccactattgagctatttccttctggataattttcacctaaactagtgcactctcacaaactcccacaggtgctgggttccaggtattaagtgttcacttatatacagaaagcctgtaatttatttattttctttcactttcttttttaaggtatcacattacacatgtcagcttaaataataatacatatgatttagcaatggcatcaaggtgttactcgattgtatctgttgctttatgtctgttggttgtgctgttctttttgcgtctctttccaggtgataaagcagacagaggacgttttatcattctctcccttttatctcttcctTCTTTCacatcttctctttctttctttttctcttcttgttcttcctttactctcctactttcccattgtagtgtccacataatttgaaattctccctgcaggaatcacaataaagctatttacatgcacaaatcaagcggagcactatggtgaaagctgtttgctccacttgtgaaagcaaaatctgtcgagctctatttggcattaagacatcttattgccacattgctagacaggacactgggaaaaaaaaacaaaaaaacaaaaaaaaaccacgACAACTTTTCTGTGACCATTGTAATAGTTTAAATTAGGCAGTATAAAGCCAAATCGTTCAAAAACCCCATTTTTGTTtggttaattttaaaaaagtggCTTTGAATGTCTGATTTAAAGAGATAAACATGACAAAGATACTGCGGAGTTTGCAGGAAGTAACCTTTGAGACTCAGTAAAGTGACTTTTCAATCCGTGTCGAGGTCGTGATCGGTGCGCTCCACTCACGCTCTGTGTACCAGGAGGTCATAGTGATGACCCTGTTGACCCGGGCCTCCCTCATAGCGCCGACCACGGCGGCCATGGACGAGGTGTACCCCGTCACCCCGGAGAAGAAGGAAGCCGGAAAGCCGAGGCAGGACATGACCACATCCTGGTCTTTGAGATGAGGCTTGAGACTGTCTGCTGAGAAAATATCAGCCGTCACCACCTGGAGACACACGCAGGACAGGTCAACGTAGTCTTCTCTGTGTCACGTCGCTCGTGCAGAGGTTTAAATTCTGATCCTATAATGcaacaaaatacatgttttgtcAAAGTTAAACTGGAGGAAACATAAAGAGACCCGGTCAACAATACTTTGCTGTTATTCTCACAATGTTTAATGTATCCAATGAAACAGGCAGTGTatctaaagtgaaaaaaaacaacaactgacaatttgtttaaattgtaataaaatatttaaataatcatAGAAAAGGTCAAATAAGACACATTgaatttttaaagaacatttaaacaaGCACAGAGTTGCTGTCTCAGAAATAGCAAGAGCTTGTGAATGAAAGTTGGAGGTAAATTAGTCAATTAGGCGTCGATTAGGCGTCCTATTCTGTCTTAATGACATTTTCTGTGATTTAACATCTGGCCCTTTTGGAGATTGTAAGGCATAAATTGTCCGAGTTCAGCCTGACGTTTGTCTTCAGTCTGTCCAGTGACTTTCTGCTGTGATTAGTTGGATGTGAAGGAGTGAGCAGGAACCGTTTGTGCTTCCAGGGAAATGTCCCAGGAGAACTGCTGCAGCTCCTACAGACACCAGCTACGCCGCTGTGGGATCTGTAACCTGttatacaataataaaaatacaaaagccattttcttttcacattttgtgcaGACCTGTCACTGAAAGGCTTTCAGCTATTTGTCTCCAGGAGCTGTCTCGTATTATAACATGAAAGGTTTCTTGTTCTAACGATatctttttcccccctttgttGAAAAGCTGCATTCAGGTTCCTGGATTAAGCTTGGTCTTCCCAGACAGCAAACATGCCACCAAACGGCAATCCAGTGGATATTTTCCATTCTCTGTGTTTGAGTGAAAATCCCCACAGATCAGCAgcttctgaaatactcagacaaGCACGTCAGCTACCAACAATGTCAAAGTCACTGAGCCCAAGTCTTTCCCATTCTGATGCTTGGGTTGAACTTCTACAAGTCGTCTTCGTCTCATATAGACGCCTAAATGCAATAAGCGGCTTcaatgtgattggctgattcacCCTCTGTATTACCAAGCCATTCCAGACAGAGTACAGTAAGCGTATGTTGTAATGCAGAGACTGGGGGCTTTTTGTGACTCTTGTTATGAGTCCTTGCCTATTCATTGGTCCTGTGATTACCACACAAATTGTTTcttaacagaaattaaatagAGTAGGAGATAGAAGGCAAAACTGAgcctctgctgagttctcctactgttctccagttttgca of the Fundulus heteroclitus isolate FHET01 chromosome 12, MU-UCD_Fhet_4.1, whole genome shotgun sequence genome contains:
- the LOC105937277 gene encoding flavin reductase (NADPH); its protein translation is MKIALLGATGQTGQYLVKQALEQGHTVTAVVRNPAKLTVHHNNLKVVTADIFSADSLKPHLKDQDVVMSCLGFPASFFSGVTGYTSSMAAVVGAMREARVNRVITMTSWYTEPDSGTQSPFLIRFLLLPMIRSVLSNMYEMERFLQKTEDINWTVVRPPGLKNLAASAQEFLTHEGYFVPDSGGQTAVGRGDVARFMLSLLNSNAWVKKGVAITTK